Within Gammaproteobacteria bacterium, the genomic segment GTGAGAGGGTTTTGAAGGGACACTTCCAGCGTCAACCCATCGCAGCAAAGCAAACACTATGACCCAAGCCAAACCCAAAGTCGCGGTATATAAATTCACCAGTTGTGATGGTTGCCAACTGGCCTTTCTCAATGCGGGGGAACGCCTGCTGCAACTGTCAGAACTGGTGGAGTTGGTGCACTTCGTTGAAGCGGGGCCGGTAAACCCCGAGGCCGAGGTGGATATCGCCTTCGTAGAAGGCAGCGTGACCACAGCCGACGATGTGACGCGCATCCAGCGCATCCGGGCCCACAGCCGCCACCTCATCACCATCGGCGCCTGCGCCGTAGCCGGCGGCATCCAGGCCTTGCGCAATATGGCGAAGGTGGAAGACTGGGTGGCAGCGGTATACGCCTCGCCGGAACACATCCATACGCTGGAGCGCTCCACCCCCATCGCCACCCACGTCAACGTGGATTTGGAACTGTGGGGTTGTCCGGTGAACACCGCCCAGGTCCTGGCAGCGGTGCGGGCCCTGTTGTTTGGCGTAATGCCGGTGGTGACCCGTGACAGCCTGTGCCTGGAATGCAAACGCCGCGCCCGGGTGTGTGTGCTGGTGGCCCAGGGACAGGCCTGCATGGGGCCGGTCACCGGCACCGGCTGCGGCGCCCTGTGTCCCGGCTTCGAGCGCGAGTGCTACGGCTGCTACGGCCCGGCGGAAAACCCCAACCCGACAGGGCTGGCCCAACGCTTCAGCGGCCTGGGCCTGAT encodes:
- a CDS encoding sulfhydrogenase subunit delta, with the translated sequence MTQAKPKVAVYKFTSCDGCQLAFLNAGERLLQLSELVELVHFVEAGPVNPEAEVDIAFVEGSVTTADDVTRIQRIRAHSRHLITIGACAVAGGIQALRNMAKVEDWVAAVYASPEHIHTLERSTPIATHVNVDLELWGCPVNTAQVLAAVRALLFGVMPVVTRDSLCLECKRRARVCVLVAQGQACMGPVTGTGCGALCPGFERECYGCYGPAENPNPTGLAQRFSGLGLMPGAIARRFLTINNAAPEFVRAAREAQDGG